tgtgggtagagagagagaagagagagagagaaatgagaaaatgaaagaaaattagggtttgcccatttatatagaagggtaatttagtccatTAAACaaaaaagtgggtaaaattttaagttttaatttgagtgagtaaaatttatttttgttataagaaagtgggtactttGATATATTAGCACTTTTTCAATACTTAATAATctaaatttgaaattgaaaatttaaataatgtATTTGTAGCCAAGCAACACCACTCGTCgctcaaaaaaaataaagcaaCACCACTCACAAAGTCCAAAACCAAATTAAATCTGCACAGCAATTGCTCAGACTCAAGTTTCCATTTTCTGCTAGCTGTGCAAATGCATTTACGATTTGAGGTAAACGCTCTTCCCTTTCCATTTAATTATgcaaaattttggtgggaacTGGTGAGTTGTAGTTAAGTTCGCGCGCGTGTGTGTGGACGACGGCACCATCGGTGGGGTAGAGGTGGTGGCAGCGCCGTAGCGGCGGCCGACATGGCTTTTCCTTTATGTGcgtgcatgtgtgtgtgtgtatgaaTTTCTGTGTCATGTGCTGCGGCCGACGAGGATTCCCGCCAATATAGCTTTCCAACTGTATCATCAATTTTGTGAGTAGatgacaaattaattaaaggaaGAAGGACGGCTGCAATCGATTGAAAGGATTAAATTTTCGTTGCGGTTCCGGATCGGCGCTGATCGCGGAATTGACTGAGGGATTGAATCCACGGACAATTTGTTCACCCGACGGCCGGCGGCGGAGGAATCGGAAGTGGAAAGATGGCGCGGCGGATGGAGAGATTATCTCGATAGAAGGGAGAGGAGTCCGGCGGTGGTCTCCGATTCTGAAATGATGGTCGGAGTGGCAGAAATTGACGCCAGCGACGGCGTTGGTCTTTATTTTGGGGAGGGGGGTTTGGAGATTGCTTTTTCTTCCAATTTTGACTGCAATTTTATTAAGTAGAATGTCCTTTTCGATAAAATGCCCTTCTTCttctgtattttttttaaaaaaataaataataaaaaatggccTTCTCCATGCTATGAGCCTATGATTATATTATCAAGTCCTATTAGTTCAACTCCAAAAAAAGTCATGGTATTTTAGAAAGAGTTATTAGCATCGAAATACGACAATTTTGGGTAATTTGATTTTGCACGTGAACTTGAAAGGTgtcaaaaatacaaaaattttaaTGCTGTAGtaattttgttataaatttaatttttattcaaattaaagTTGACGTGGGAATTCGAAATATTGACGTGTACTCATCGGACGTTTTAAAAAGTGATATGATATAGAACATCTCTAAAATATATTGTAGGagtataagacatctctaaatTTGAAAATTGTAAGGTTTTTATAGAGTTCGAATATCAAGAAATTGAATCTGTGGTCAAACTGTTACAACATTAAAGGTAATGTATTTTGTATGTTGTATGTATCCTTAAGAATATAACACAAGCCTCTCATGTGCATTTAAATTACAGTAGGATTTGAAGTGTAATAACCCTTAAGTTAATGATAAGTTATTTTGTTGCCCTTAATTTCTCATTGTCTAATTTTTGATGGTATACAGAATGTGCCTGGTTAATTCTGAGTTCGGCAGTATTATTGCTAGTTGTCGGCGTCTTCTTGCTGATTTTGATAACGTTATTGTTCGGTATGTGAGACGTGAGTCCATCATTGGAGCTCACCGTTTAGCTAGAAGTTCTTGTGATTATCCTAATGCGTATGTTTGGGAAGAACCCCCGTCTCTTGTGGAGGGTCTTCTTCATATTCCATGCGTGTGTGCATAATAAAATCTGAtcttttccttaaaaaaaaatgaattatgcAGTTACAAATTGTGGAGGGTCTTCTTCATATTCCATGCATCTGTGCGTTACAATTGCTTACGATGTTCCCTTATTGAATTTTATATTGATACAGTTATAAATTGAGGAGTATGGTTGCAAAAATTACAAATGTTAATTTTGCAATATTGCTATCACATTATGAGTTCTATTTTTAGCAAAATAGGGTGTTCTACATTTATATATCCAATTACATTATTTTCACTATCATGTAATATTTTCCATGAAgattttttgaaaagaatttaTGTAACAGTCTTAAGGTGGAGGCTTCACATGCATATACCACTGTGTACTAATGAACACATTTATGTGTTCTATGTGCTTTATCATGCTTTTATTCCCAATTGACTGATTTGAAAATTATATGCTTTAATGAGTATGAGCACTTTAATTGTTTTATAAAAGGTTGATATGTATTTTGTAGTGGGATTGCAAATATCTTCTGTCTTTTATGATTGCACTTGGTGCCTAACTGCTGTTGCCTACAAAGTTGATGTTAATATTTcctttgttaaaaaaaataataataagtttcTTAGTATGTATCTACTACCTGGCTTATTTAATAGTTTCTACAGCAAAACTCGAGAGCATCAATCCGAGGAGCATCACTTTAATCGCCATGGCTGTGAAGATGCTGCTGCTGCAGAAGCTCCCTGCTTTCAACAGCGTGCCGGAACGAGCCCAGTTCAACTTCATGAACAAACACAGTGATCAATCAAAATCTTATCTTGACATAAGTCATAGACGCCATCGCTCTCGACAGATTCACAACAACAGCAATAGTGGTGGTTATTCAATTCAAGAATTTAGGTGTGGAGAAGAAATGAGTTCTAGCCGGAAAATGGAAAGATTGGTCGGAGAATTCAACCCCGAAATCCCTGTAGAAGAAGCATTCACCCCACCAAGTAGCTGGTACACTGACCCTGATTTCTATGGTTTTGAGCTTGATCGAGTCTTCTACACTGGATGGCAAGCTGTAGGTACCCcattttcttgatttcttctaaAATACTTCTATAgatgatgttttctttttcttcttccttgcatttactttgatggataaatttatcatgggaaaaggaGGGATAACATAATAGCCCAATTGCTTGGACTATTTTGCTATCTCACATTTGGTCAGTAGGTTAGTTTTGGTACAAGGCTTGATGATGAAACCTTGCTTGGAATTGCAACAAGAATCAAGAATCCCTTTTTAGTAATCATAATTTAGGTTCATGCAGACAACTTTGTAGGATTAGAATTCACTCTGGCATAACTATGCAGCAGACTTTTGTTTATTTCAAATGATGTCATGCTCTCTGTTTCTTTCATTTTTGACGTGGATCTGTTTCTTTCATTGTTTTCCCTTATTCTGTGTGTTTTTCGCTGAAATTCTTAGGATATACTGAACAGATCAAGGAACCTTGCAATTATTTTACTGGCAGGTACGACAACGAGAACTCATAGAATCATgatggaattttttttgtttttggtttGATAACCAGAGATTGCAACAGATTGGGGAATATCGAATACATTGTGTCTCGGGATGAAGAAGGCACGTTACACGCTTTCCACAATGTGTGCCGCCATCATGCATCTCTGCTTGTTGCTGGAACAGGGAAATCGTCTTGCTTTGCCTGTCCATATCATGTGAGTTTTTGAGAGCACACAAAGACTAATTGTGACTTATACCAGAAGCTGCATTGCTAGCTTAACGGTGATTCTATTCTTCATGTGTGTTTTTCTTATTACTCTGATAGTTATTCACATAACTGTTTAGAAGTATGGAATATATGCTTAGTTTTCATGGTACATGTTGAAAGTGATGATGCTAGAAATATGTTTTTTTATCCAAGCTTGCAACATGATTACatctgaaaaataaattttatgtgACTTTTATGTTTCATGCCATGCATCTAGTCAGTAGTATTCCTATCAAATAACAATGGAGAAAGGTTTGATGCATTAATAAGTAAATGCTGTTTTTCATTTATGGTGATACTTTATTGaaataaattactccctccatcccaactAACTTGATTCGTATTTCTATTTGAGCAGTCCCAACTAATTAATTTGATACATTTCCTTACATGAcaaaagtttttccctttattcaccttttcatttttttacctACCACACTAAACAATAGtttcttaaatctcgtgcccaaaaatTTTGTTTCAAGatagccgggacggagggagtactagaaAGGAACTTCTTGCAAGGATTGTGCATTAAGAGGATAGATGTATTGAAGGAATGAAGCCTTGCATATATGCCTTTGCTCTTTACATTATGTTTGTTGTTGgaattaggggtgagcatcggttcaaaaccgaaccgaaccgatgcgtTTTGaaaaaaccgaaaccgaaccgacttCCACAGAGGACGGGCCGAACCGAACCGCCTATTATCCAAAAACCGACCAAAACCGAACCGgccgaaaccgatcggtttcggtcGGTAACCGAACCGTTGTGTTATCcttttttttgccaaaaaactGGAGGAGTTGGGGAGAAGGTTGGCGTTGTGGCGTAGGAGAAGCCGATGGGAGGTCTGCGTTAGCGTCGGTCCGGCGGAGGAGAAGCCGGTCTGCTCGTGGCTGGAGGAGAAGTGACGGAAGAAGCCGATCTGCTCGACTGCTCGTGCTGCGCCGTAGAGTCAGAGAGTAAAAGCTGCACGGTGTGGGGGCGGAGGCAAAGCCGGCGCGGCGTGGGGGAGAGGAAACGTCGGCGCGGCGTGGGAGGGAGGAGTTTCAGTTTGGTTTTGAAATTGGAATTGGACTCTCCAGACTCCAATGGAGAGTAGAGGCGGCTGGTGGTGTGTGTGAGTAGTAGGGCAGAAAGCATTTGCAAATATCATTACTTAGGGTTTCGAAAAttagataaaatatataataaataatatatttattaaaatatattaaagtatcggttcggttcggtttccgACCGAACCATGGCCGgagaaccgaaaccgaaccgaaaccatGTCGGTTTTTTAGTttgcaaaccgaaccgaaaaccgaaccaaaaaattcaaaaccgaaccgaaccaaaaatggtcggttcggtcggtttttccggttcggttcggtttatgctcacccctagttggAATTGGCCAAATAGTATACATTAATTCCTCGATATCTACATATACTTTGTTTACTCTATAatcaattattttcattttcttctatCTCATTCTTTTATCTTCTAGGGTTGGACTTATGGGTTGGACGGATCACTTTTAAAGGCAACAAGAATCACCGGAATCAAGAACTTCAAAGCCAATGTACTATGCATCATGAACCTCTTTCATTTATCCACATCATTCTAGTACGAAATAGTATAATTTTGTTTCGTATTATGACCTTTATGGAAGGTAGGAAATGGGACTTGTGCCGCTTAAAGTTGCCATTTGGGGGCCATTCATTTTGATAAATTTCGGAGTCACATCAAATGATAGTCATGATTCCGAGGGCGTGGGCAATGAATGGCTAGGTGATGCAGCACAGATTCTGAGTGCCAATGGAGTTGATGCATCTTTGCAATATGTCTGCAGACGTACGTACACGCTTGAATGCAATTGGAAGGTCTGGTAGAAcattctcttttgatttttattcACGTTCGTCGTTCGAGTTATGTCaagatctacattttcttatGTAATTTGTCATTTCACTTAATATACATACACAACTATGACAATTCAGTACTAACTATACATAGTTTCTTCTGCAGGTTTTCTGCGACAACTATTTAGATGGTGGTTATCATGTGCCATACGCGCATAAAGGTCTTGCTTCTGGCCTCCAGCTCGACTCGTATTCTACCCGAGTACGCCCACTCGAATTTTTACCATATCTTGATTTTCAAGTTTTAAGGCCGCTAGTGATCCTAAGagagtgtttggctaagcttattttaaatagcttataagatgtagtttcttacGACTCATTTTTGCGTAACGCTCTCCTCTATCATCAAGATGTATGAGAAAGTCAGCGTCCAAAGCTGTGCCGGCATTACCAATGACTCGCATGAAGAAAATGAGAGACTGGGGGAAAAAGCTTTTTATGCATTTGTATATCCAAACTTCATGATTAATAGGTTAGCTATTTCATTTGTTTTGTTGGAATGATTGTGATTAATATTTTGTGTATGTTAAATCTAATTGATCGTTAGTCCCGTCTGAAACTCAGGTATGGGCCATGGATGGACACTAATCTCGTACTACCTATGGGACCTCGGAAATGCCAAGTGATTTTCGACTACTTCTTAGAGGCTTCTCTCGTGGTAAGTTGGATAGTGTTGAGAGATATATGTTATTGATTTTTTGTTAGTGATCGATTATTTTGTGTTGTTTACTACATTTAATTGGACTCTGTCATGCATTAGATTAAACCAAAACAGCTTTTATCATATAGTATCACTGAATATTATTGAAAAATTCCCTATCCCTAGCTCAATTTCAAGGTGATCTGTCTTTAacttatactctctccgtccacgagaTTGTTTTCACATTGTAGATGACAcgtgttttaaaaaaatggtgAATAGTACTTGATAATAGTGCGTATTggtgtgagtggagtttgggtcccattataaatgtgtggaggaaaataaagttttatgtggaccctactactataaATAGAAATGGAAATTATATTGTGGACGGATCAAAATAGCAAAaggtggaaacgatatcgtagAGGGAGGGGGTATATTAATTTCAACCTCTACATATATACACTTTGCGTATGTCTAACATCTACTTTCGACATATATAACATTCTTGTAACTAATAGATCTTGTTATGTAGCTGCATATATATGTAATCTTATATTCTATGGTGTTTAGGGTGATAGCGATTTCATCGGAGCGAGCTTACAAGACAGTGAAAGAGTGCAGGTAATTCCCTGCTTGTAGCAACAGCTTCATGTTCCATCATATTTAAATGTTGGATTCTATGGTTTTCATCAtctcttctttctttctctcttttttaattttttttgggtatTACTAAATTTCGATTTTTAATCAACACTATTTTCTTATaagaaaatacataattttttttaatttttcggaATTTGGTCCGATAGAATTTCAGACACACTTATCCTATGTGGAAATTGGAAATTAATTGCTTGGTGATTTAGAAGGTAGAACTCCTTTGCATCTGTAAGCCAAAACTAATTGCCAATTCTGGCGAACTGATCTGTCTCGCCAGAACTGACGAACTGAACAAATCAATTTGCCAATTATGGCAGATAGATTAGTTATGACATGCAGATTCAAAGGGAGTTCTGACTTTTGAATtaccatataattaattttcgactttCACGTAGGATTAAAAGTGTTGCCGAaactttaatttgagaaaaaatttaaaaacttaaaaatttatgtattttttaatcAAGAAAATAGTGTTGGTTGGACACCGAAATTTGAGTCTTACTCTGTGTATTTATAAGTAATCAACCCCATTTTTTGGTGGGAAGAGGAATGATAAAGAATTAATGAGATGATGCAGGAAGAAGACACAACACTTTGTAAGGGCGTGCAACAAGGGCTGGAGTCTCCAGCATATAACATGGGGCGATACAGTCCATCTATTGAGATGGCTATGCATCACTTCCATTGTCTACTGCATCAAAATCTCTCTACATGAAGCCTAAAATGCAATATGCACCTTCACCTGCAAACCTAAAACTGAGCAACCATGTTGTTTGCCTCATGAGATTAATTGTAATTTGTTACTAGATATGAATTTGGATTATGATATGCGTAGCCAGGCACTCACAGATCTTGTAACTAAAAGAAATAGAACATGGCAAATAAATGTTAATTATATACCTGAAGACATTGTCATATAATTGACACCAACCACAAATTTCAACTAATATAAGGGCATCTTTGACtggtaaatttatcatgaaaaaagtgaggataaaaaaaaattcctctTAAATGTCTTCTTTCTTTCCCTCATAGTCATTTCCTACAAAAAGTGATTTCATCATTTTCTCATTAATTCTTTTCACTTgaatgatggataatattatccctccattttttgtgtgataatattatccctctttggagtgaaaagaatgaatgagaaatattgaaattatttggatttctctttctcctcttAGTGCGATAACACACACTAAGAACTCTGAGTctgaacactggtctgaactcgcTCTAACTTCAAACACTTAACTCTAAATAAAGACGGGTTTGAATTTATCTTCCAACTAGGATTATTTGAGAACAGACTCTCGCGTAATCAAATTCTAGGCTTAGGATGTGTATGAGATATATGCTTAGAGAGTTAAGAGAGTTTTGGTAATCAGATATTCTGATGACTCAGACTTTGATgtctctcttcttcgattcaatctTTGGTGAATGGTTGAGCTTGAGTAGCAATTTCTGCAGAGCTTTGGCTATGTAATCGAATCGATGAAGATTTGCGGTTGATCCTTGGCGCTATTTATAGGTGGAGTTCCGAATAGTTCCGTTGGAGAGAAGGTCTTCGAAATTCCTGCCATTGTGAGATGTTGTCACTTCATGGGTTGAGGTGGCAATCTTCGCAAGCTCattcatacttgaatttgaattggAGTAGTCTTGGAGCTTGTTACTTCTGCAGCTTTACACGAAAAGAGGAAGTTTGGTCCTTGCAAGGACAGTCGTCAAATcctctgcatttaatgctccGTACATGGCATTTAATGATGTGTGTTTGATACTCCTAGGTTCAGTCGAGAGTAGAAAGGTTGTAAGCACTTTCACTTTGCTTTAGTTCTATGATGACATGAATCATTTGAGTAGCTTCTAACTGGTACTCGCATTCAAACTTCAGTCAGAGAGTGTCTCATGATGCTTCAGTCAGAATGACTTCAGTTGCATTGTCTTTTGTTCATCAGTCAGCAAGCCAGAATCCTATTCTAAGCACtttgaactctaacacttgagttcaatgAAAAAGACTAATGCTATAGAAAGAACCTAagggattttggtatcatcaaaataagggcAAGGATATTTCATTCATTTCCctacaatttccccctttttgatgatgccaaaaccatacattCAAGCCTAATAGAAACAAAGACACAAAGACAGAGGAGGAAGAACTAAaccagggtgaatactattcccccttaacaatacaACCTAATATCTTGCATCAACTATCACAGCAACAGAGAGACAGAAAGCAGAGTAACATAAGCACAATAAAACATGATAAAGACAATGAGAATTTGTCATGTTCATCATTCATTAAAGTCAAGTCATCAGTTAGATAACAAAACATGCTCTGAACGCGATAGGGAACACGCGATAACATGTTTTGAACGCAATAAGAAACACGTGAATTCACAAGCTAACATAGCTTCAAACAACCAACAGACTTACACACACTTTACAAAAAAACACACAAATTTCATATTCCCTTACCATACCATTTTATCTATTTGTCTGTGCGAGGTTTTTTGGTAGATCTTTCTCCAGTGTCTTTCTTTGTTGATTCCTCGGCTGCTTTTgatttcattttcttcttctcttcttgcTTCTTCTGTTCTTCCCTTTCCATTGCCTTTTCCTTTACTTTTCCCTTTTTCTTGTCCTCTTCCCTTTTTTCCTTTCTCTTTCCCCCCTTTTTAGCATCATCAAGAAAGGAGGGTTCCTTCTGATGGCCTTGGGGTTTAGTAACTGCTGCGCTCGATGTCCTCTTCCCTTTTTTCACTTGATGGTCGCTCTGATGCTGGAAATTCATCACTGTTGTTTCAAGAAAGGCAAGTCTGGCCTTGAGATCATTAAGCTCCATCTCTTGAGCTTGTAGTCTATTTTTCATTGATTCAATCTGCATCAGTCTATTGATTTATCGCAGTTGGTATTTTTTCTGTCTTTTGCTCTGTTCTCATGCCATCAGTTGCTGGAGGGGAGTGATGTTTGTCTGTGGGAATTTTGTCGTTGTTGGTAGGGTCTTCTTCGCTCTAAGGAACGTTGATCAGACCTCTAGCCACCAGATATTGCTTGAAGTTAGCCACCTAGGCATGGATGGCATCTCATAGATTTGTGACGTTGAACTTTTCAAATACATCAGCCTCGATTGAGTCCATTTCAGAGGCGGGCATGATTTCATCTATCCCTGGAAATTGGGATTTGGGCGCAATTTTGACAAAAGTATAGAAGTGGTATCGGACAAGATCCTAGAAGACGTCTGGATAATTTTCAGCCGTAACTGATGGTAGGGAGATACTGACACTGTGTTGAGCAAATGTTAGGAAGTAGTTTCTGAGCTTTGCCTTCTGTGTTGAAGTTGATGAAGATGGAGCATCAAGATCGACAAAGTTGACCCTTTCATAGAAGGTTTCAGTGCAATGCTGAAAGTATCGTACAAGAGGAGGATAAATTTCCTCAGTTGGATCTTCATCTGCCTGAGTGGCTGGAATCTGATCAAGAGCTTGTTCCTCTGAATTCGGATGAGGTTTCTCAGGAGAGTGTGATGGTAGGAGAGATGAATCAACAAATGGGATAGGTGATTGAACATGAGACTTCTCGGAATTGATTTTTGATAGTTCTTCAGTTGGGGAGCTTGGAGTAACAAGGTCGATGGGAGAGTTTACACTTAGGACTGCTTGACTGACTTGAGCCTTTCTGATTGAGCGACGTGTCCGACTGTGAACACCAGTACAAGAGTTGCACTGAGTATAATGGGAGATGTTCTGACTGAACTCTTGTGACTTTTGAAAAGGTAGATGGGGTCAGATACTTCAACTGTGTCCTTCCAGAAGCATTGTACTTGTTTGGTGCTGTTAAGGATGATCGATGATACTTGATTCCTTGTCAAAGATGCTTGGTGGAATGAACTTGTTTTTTCTCTTATGCTAAAATTTGAAGATAAGCTTGTTCCCAGTTGTATGGGTCTTCTTGCATCAGTGCTATCAGCAGTATCTTGTGAGGTCTCGACATGTGATCCGGTGACCCCAGAATACCAAACCAACATTTCTTAATGATCTTAGCGATTGGTCGAAGATGCGGATGAAGTAGTGACATGCTCATGATGCTTTTCACTTCTGATGGTGCTTCTTCTTTTAGTGCATACATCATGAGTTGATTGGCCTCTTCATCGGAGAAGATTGAGAAGGGGCCATCAGAAggaagatgaaatatttttctTACCACTTGAGAGACATTTATGTGATgtttctctgagattgagagATCTGCAGAAGTAAAGATGTTGATTTCTGCCGTGCATTATCCAGTAGCTTCATTAAGGATGATGTGCTGAGACACCGGAACAGTTGTCGTAGGAAAAAGTGAGAAGTGCAAGGCTGCAGCAGTAACAATGGAGCTAAGAGAGAGTATGAAGTTGTCGCGCCGGGCCATGAGGTCTATCTGATTCCAAATGAAAGCGGTGGCGTCAATCTTCTTCTTGTGCAAAGCACACCACAACAGGTAGACCTCCGATGAGTTGACCTTGTTCGCCTGCTCCTTCTCAAAGATGCAAAAGGCAAAGAACTTGTGCAAAATGCCCAGCTCAGCATCCTTGAGGAAACTGCCACTTCGAGCGCCCTAGGCAGTCTAGTTGTCGAACCCAGTGAGCTCACGCCATGCATCCCGCGCTACCCAACTCGCGGGCTTATTCTACAGCTGTGTAAGAGGAAAGCCAAAAATCTCCTTCATCACCCAGTAAGTGAGGATGATGGGCCTATTAAGAAGGCGACAATGAAGCTCCGTTTTGTCTGCTGTGAGTAACAAGGTGCTTAGGAACTCCAAAGTCAATGGCTCTAGTTCGGGATGAGATGTTTTAGCATACGTGAGGACGCCCAGATGCGAAAGATACGACTCAACTTTCCTGTCCAGCTTCAAAGTCCGCAAAAAAAGCCATTGCAAAAAGCGAGGTTGTGTAATTGTCTTGTTCTTGAGTTCTTTGTATCGAGTACCTTCCCATGCTTCAAAGATGGCGAAAGAAGCGCCATAAAGGTGCCGGAGGTCCTCCCGTTGTGGTGGAGTCCCAAGCACTCAATGATCCGATTTCTTAAGCGATTTATCTTGTGTCGAGCTCTCGACCTTAACTAGAGCGCTCTTGTGCGAGGCAACCcacttctctttcttttttttttgtctttcttgTCTTTCTTTTTATCGCCTTGTGGAGTTTGTTTCGCTCTTGTTGCGTTGTTTTTGATGGTTTGTTTCTGTGTGTGACTCTCGTGCTCATGTTGTGGTGCAGGTTTTGAGCTTGGTGGCTCTAAAAAGGGGACATAAATCATGAAATCGGAGTGAAACACGTTTTTAGCCAAGCTGGGCGCCCAGAGGCGGCCACCGCCGCCTGGCAACGGTCACCGCCTACGCCGCTCGCCCACTCTTTCTTTGTGAATGGGGTAGTGGCCGCCGCCGCCCCGCGGCCACCGCCGCCTTGTGGGCGGCCGCCCCCTACCCATGCGGCCCAGCCCGCAAAAGCACCTAGCTCGGCCTGTTTTTCCTCTCTCACTTTACAAACCTTAATCCTACCCACCTTTCCCCCCCTAGCCGTCTCTCTTCTTTCCCTCTCTACTCTCTCCCAAATTTCACCACTACCACCTCTCCCCACCACcaccaacaaccaccaccactaATAACTACCACCACCGGCCGTTGCCACCGATCGGTCACCACCTGCACCACTCACCATCCTTCCCACCGCCGCCAACCACCCACCATCCTCTCCACCACCACCCTTTCCCACAACCCACCTTCCTGATCCACCATCTTCCTCGCACCTCCGCGATCGCCGCCGCCGAGCCATCCATCGCCTGCACCTCCGTGGCCACCGCCACCCCCTGAGGCCACCGCCTCCAGCTTCAGTCGCCATGTCTCGCCGTCATAAGCGTCGGGCAGTCGTCGCCTCTGATTTCGACACCGACGATCGAGATACCTCGCCTCTCATTCCTCGTCCTCCTACACCACGGGAGGACCTCCGGTACCTTTATGGTGCTCCTTTTGCCATCTTTGAAGCATGGAAAGGTACTCGATATAAAGAACTCAAGAACAAGACAATTACACAACCTCGCATTTTGCAATGGCCTTTTTTGCGGACTTTGAAGCTGGACAGGAAAGTTGAGTCATATCTTTAGTATCTGGACGTCCTCACGTACGCCGAAACGTCTCATCCCGGATTGGAGCCATTGACTTTGGA
This Salvia miltiorrhiza cultivar Shanhuang (shh) unplaced genomic scaffold, IMPLAD_Smil_shh original_scaffold_269, whole genome shotgun sequence DNA region includes the following protein-coding sequences:
- the LOC131003790 gene encoding choline monooxygenase, chloroplastic yields the protein MAVKMLLLQKLPAFNSVPERAQFNFMNKHSDQSKSYLDISHRRHRSRQIHNNSNSGGYSIQEFRCGEEMSSSRKMERLVGEFNPEIPVEEAFTPPSSWYTDPDFYGFELDRVFYTGWQAVGYTEQIKEPCNYFTGRLGNIEYIVSRDEEGTLHAFHNVCRHHASLLVAGTGKSSCFACPYHGWTYGLDGSLLKATRITGIKNFKANEMGLVPLKVAIWGPFILINFGVTSNDSHDSEGVGNEWLGDAAQILSANGVDASLQYVCRRTYTLECNWKVFCDNYLDGGYHVPYAHKGLASGLQLDSYSTRMYEKVSVQSCAGITNDSHEENERLGEKAFYAFVYPNFMINRYGPWMDTNLVLPMGPRKCQVIFDYFLEASLVGDSDFIGASLQDSERVQEEDTTLCKGVQQGLESPAYNMGRYSPSIEMAMHHFHCLLHQNLST
- the LOC131003810 gene encoding protein MNN4-like; the encoded protein is MELNDLKARLAFLETTVMNFQHQSDHQVKKGKRTSSAAVTKPQGHQKEPSFLDDAKKGGKRKEKREEDKKKGKVKEKAMEREEQKKQEEKKKMKSKAAEESTKKDTGERSTKKPRTDK